The following proteins are encoded in a genomic region of Oryzias latipes chromosome 17, ASM223467v1:
- the b3gnt5 gene encoding lactosylceramide 1,3-N-acetyl-beta-D-glucosaminyltransferase — translation MVGVSLRIRKCHFVQLLATCLVLSTVMVCWEELDNRVVSHVKSYSFRYLINSFTYINKSLTIPHKQARSFSDFHYLLDHPDKCANQDVLLLLFVKSSPKNIERRNAIRSTWGNESYIQNTLGVTVRVLFALGAPPTRENEPLWSRQSGVGFQEQLVEEDLLHGDLIQKDFVDSFYNLTLKLILQFHWVHSHCAHARFFMTADDDIFVHMPNLVKYLQGKSARGVTDFWVGRVHRGAPPVRSKYSKYYVAFETYPWLSYPDYTAGAAYVVSGDVAAKIYQATLALNASIHIDDVFMGICASVVGLSPQEHPYFAGEGKAPYHPCIYDQMLTSHSHVDDIYDLWKAATDPRVKQETSGWFGRLYCAVVRVSLLCRPSFVGTYPCKAALW, via the coding sequence ATGGTTGGGGTTTCCCTCAGGATacgaaaatgtcattttgtgcAGCTGCTAGCCACATGCCTAGTCCTGTCGACAGTGATGGTTTGCTGGGAAGAGCTAGACAACAGGGTCGTCAGTCACGTCAAGTCGTACTCCTTCCGGTACCTGATCAACAGCTTTACCTACATCAACAAAAGCCTCACCATCCCACATAAGCAGGCCCGGAGCTTCAGTGACTTCCATTACCTGTTGGATCATCCGGACAAATGTGCTAACCAggatgtcctcctcctcctgtttgTCAAATCGTCGCCAAAGAACATTGAAAGACGAAATGCAATCAGATCCACGTGGGGCAATGAGAGCTACATACAAAACACTCTGGGGGTGACGGTCAGGGTACTGTTTGCCTTAGGAGCTCCTCCAACCAGGGAAAATGAGCCATTGTGGAGCAGGCAGAGTGGCGTCGGCTTCCAGGAACAGCTCGTTGAAGAGGATCTCCTCCACGGAGACTTGATCCAGAAAGACTTTGTGGACTCTTTTTACAATCTGACCCTGAAACTGATCCTACAGTTCCACTGGGTGCACAGCCACTGTGCACACGCCCGCTTCTTCATGACTGCCGACGATGACATCTTTGTCCACATGCCCAACTTGGTGAAGTACCTACAGGGGAAAAGTGCCAGGGGTGTCACTGATTTCTGGGTTGGACGTGTGCACAGGGGAGCCCCACCCGTTCGCAGCAAGTACAGCAAATACTACGTCGCCTTTGAAACGTACCCGTGGTTGTCCTACCCGGACTACACAGCTGGAGCTGCCTATGTGGTTTCTGGGGACGTAGCAGCCAAAATCTACCAAGCCACTCTGGCCCTGAATGCCTCGATTCACATAGATGATGTGTTCATGGGCATCTGCGCCAGCGTCGTGGGCCTGTCTCCTCAGGAACACCCGTATTTTGCAGGGGAAGGCAAGGCGCCTTACCACCCCTGTATCTACGACCAGATGTTAACCTCACATAGCCACGTGGATGACATTTACGATTTATGGAAGGCAGCGACGGACCCACGGGTAAAACAGGAGACCTCAGGGTGGTTTGGAAGGCTGTACTGTGCGGTGGTTAGGGTGTCTCTCCTCTGCAGGCCCTCCTTTGTGGGCACATACCCTTGCAAAGCTGCTCTATGGTAA